The genomic DNA CTGCACGCACTGCGCGAACGGGCACTGCGCGTCGCCTGATCCGGAGGTCGTGGGGCGCTCCCGGTTGCGCTCGGCCGGTCCCCTCGGTTATCGTGCGCGGCCGTCAGTCCGGGAAATCGTCGAGAAGGGGTACATGTGGACCGCGAGGTGATCCTCACCGAGGAGGGCTACAACATGCTCCAGGAGGAGATCGAGTACCTCTCCACGATCAAGCGGCGCGAGGTCGCGGAGCGCATCAAGACCGCGCGTGAGTTCGGGGACATCTCCGAGAACTCCGAGTACGACGACGCCAAGAACGAGCAGGCGCACGTCGAGTCGCGGATTACCCATATCGAGCACAAGTTGCGCGACGCCCGTGTTGTCGACACCGAGCACGTGGACACTCGCGTGGTGTCGATCGGCGCCAAGATCACCGCGCGCACCACGGCCGACCGGAAGACCCGTGTCTTCACTCTCGTCGGATCGGCCGAGGCTGACC from Thermoleophilia bacterium includes the following:
- the greA gene encoding transcription elongation factor GreA, whose translation is MDREVILTEEGYNMLQEEIEYLSTIKRREVAERIKTAREFGDISENSEYDDAKNEQAHVESRITHIEHKLRDARVVDTEHVDTRVVSIGAKITARTTADRKTRVFTLVGSAEADPLKDRLSNESPLGKALMGGKKGDKVTVATPRGQVEYQVVKIEAAD